In Leptospirillum ferriphilum, the genomic window GCTTCGCAGCTGAATCTTCTCTGCTGAAAATTTCCAGCCAATGGGAACTATTGACGAGAATTCCCAATTCTCCGGGACGGATGTCCTGATATCTGCCTACAAAAGGAATCTTTTCTCCACCCAGGAGGATGTCGACTTCCGCAGGGGGGGTTTTGACATGATAACCAAGAAGAATGTTTCCGAAGTGGTCCGTGTTCCAGACGAGACAGCTTCCTGAGGGTTGTTCCGGTATCGTCTTCAACATCTCGGTTTTGATGGGGGAGGAGAATTCGAGTAGAGGGTTTTCCTGGATAAGGCGGACAAGAGCCGGTGCAAAAAAATCTCTGGCCTGAAATGTCGGAGAGGAATTTTCTTTCGGAAAAGAACTTTTATTCAGAAGATAAACTTCCAAGGGACCCATCCATTTTAGGAGTTGGTGGGGAAGTCCATTGTCAGGCAGGACAACCCATCCGAAGGAGCCTCGCATAAGGATCCCTTGTCGCTCTGAGCCAACTCCCGGGTCAACAATGACCAGATGGTAGGAGTCTGGGGGAAACCACGGCAACGAATCAAGCAGGAAGGGAAGCGCCAGGTCCGGTCGAAAAAGGGGAAGATTGTGTGTAATGTCCACGATTCGGGGATTCTTGAGGTGAGAGTAAAATACGGCTTTCAGAACTCCGACATAGGGATCGCTGTATCCAAAATCCGTTGCAAGGCTGATCAGGGGACTCTCTCGCAAGAGCGATCTCCTATGGGATGGGTGGAGAGTAAATCCGGAAATAAAGAAGAACTGTGCTCATAAGGGCCAGAGAACCTAAAAATGCATACCAGAATGCCCGAACAGAAAGACTGATGCCAAAAACGAAAAACCCTGCCCCGAAAGCAATATTGTAAAACTCGGAAAAGAAAATCTCTTTTTTTTCTTTCCGATTTCCCTCATTCCCTCGTTCCGGAGAAAAGTGAAGAATCCTTTTTTCGGCCAAAACCGGTTAATGGAGGAACCTTGGGAGGAACCTTGTTTGCCCCCTTTCTGGTGATCGTCAAGAATCGTCTCTTCCTGCCGGGCAAGATAGTATGTGAACAGTCCAGCAGTGCTGAGAAGAAAAAGAGCTCCCTGAGGAGAACAAAGAGGAGCGAGGGAAAAAATAATCAGGAGAGAGCCAGCGTAAACTGGATGCCGGAGGTATCGGAATGGACCTGTTGTCTGCGTATTCTCTTTTCGGATTTTTACAGACCAGATTTTTTGTCTTCCGATATAGGCTGTTCCAAGAAACCGAAAAAAGACTCCGGCAAGATAAACCCACCAACAAATGAGGACGCCTGCTTTCAAGTACAAGGCCCCGCTGAATGGCGATACCAATAAACGGGAAAGCAGTGGATTTCCACCGGACTGATTCAATCTCCAGAGTATCAGAAAAATGAGAAGGTAGACGGGAATGCGGGCCTTGTATAGACAGGTGCCTTCCTGAAACTGTTTCCCTGGAGGTTGAAGCGGAAAGTTTTCTCTTGATTCCATGCAAGCTTTCTCGATCCTGAAACGATCCTTAAATTGACCAGAAAATTGACCAGAATTGGGTGAAAAGATGTTTTTTCGTTGACACAACTTTTTTGGTCGGAACCGGATGAATCTCCCCCGATTCTTGCACAGGACCAGAAATGAGAACAAGGGTGAACAGAAGCGAAATTCCCTCCAGGCTTTTTCGGCATACCCAGCCCTGCGGTGTTTGATTGAAAAAGTCTTCCGGGAACAGAAAAGACTCAGTGGACCTCGAGTGCAGTAATCTGGGTTGTGGGGCTTTGATTTTTATTTTTAAGTTGATAGAATAAAAAGATTCCAAGCCGTGAATGCGGCAAGTTGAGGAGGAACATCTGGTATGTCAATTGAGCAGGCTGTGTCAAAGGTATCACAAGTTGCAGAAGGTCAGGGAACGGGTGTTTCGGACCAGGATGTTATGTTGTCCGCGGAAGAAATGGATCGCCTTTATGCGGATACCCTGCGGAACCTTGATGAAGGATCTGTAGTGGAAGGAAGGGTGATCGAGATTTATCCGAACGAGGTTGTTGTCGACATCGGTTATAAGTCGGAAGGTCATATTTCGAAGTCCGAGTTTTCTGAAGAAGAAATTCAGGCGCTTAAGGTGGATGACATTATTCATGTCTACCTTGAAGAGCGGGAAGATGTGAACGGTAACCTTGTCCTTTCAAAGGAGAAGGCTGACCGGATGAAGGTCTGGGATGCGATCGAAGAGCAGTTTAATCGCAGCGATGTCATCGAAGGACGCATTATATCCCGTATCAAGGGTGGCATGACGGTTGATGTTGGCCTGAAGGCCTTTTTGCCCGGTTCCCAGATTGATCTGCGGCCGGTTCGTGATATGGACCGCCTGATCGGACAGACCATCCAGGTCCGAATCATCAAGATGAATAAAAAGAGGGGAAACATCATCGTATCCCGGAGGGTTCTGCTTGAGGAGTGGCGGGATCGTCGCAAGAAGGTGACGATGGATGCTCTCAAGGAAGGCGAGATCCTCGAGGG contains:
- a CDS encoding SAM hydrolase/SAM-dependent halogenase family protein gives rise to the protein MRESPLISLATDFGYSDPYVGVLKAVFYSHLKNPRIVDITHNLPLFRPDLALPFLLDSLPWFPPDSYHLVIVDPGVGSERQGILMRGSFGWVVLPDNGLPHQLLKWMGPLEVYLLNKSSFPKENSSPTFQARDFFAPALVRLIQENPLLEFSSPIKTEMLKTIPEQPSGSCLVWNTDHFGNILLGYHVKTPPAEVDILLGGEKIPFVGRYQDIRPGELGILVNSSHWLEIFSREDSAAKRLNVKTGERIPVRIVGGEGRSL
- a CDS encoding methyltransferase family protein; its protein translation is MESRENFPLQPPGKQFQEGTCLYKARIPVYLLIFLILWRLNQSGGNPLLSRLLVSPFSGALYLKAGVLICWWVYLAGVFFRFLGTAYIGRQKIWSVKIRKENTQTTGPFRYLRHPVYAGSLLIIFSLAPLCSPQGALFLLSTAGLFTYYLARQEETILDDHQKGGKQGSSQGSSINRFWPKKGFFTFLRNEGMREIGKKKKRFSFPSFTILLSGQGFSFLASVFLFGHSGMHF